From Aphis gossypii isolate Hap1 unplaced genomic scaffold, ASM2018417v2 Contig00727, whole genome shotgun sequence, a single genomic window includes:
- the LOC126555159 gene encoding uncharacterized protein LOC126555159, translating to MLSNTSKSRLLMHRNTCNTSKLNKTVTTGINKTTSTQNILNAKPPMLEIMGRASSPISPIASSSTSDTLTQGKRKHVNIFESDSDPDDPFYNSNSSISMPNLTLNASTIISSPLPLETDNDILLANSSREKQLQISDNNDSSTSTNSDTFVTVKNIYNQQGNIQRYHDKITNAEIDLVNFKLGKLFFGCNIPFSVVESVHFKEFCQSLRPAYKPPSRTTLSTSVLNKVHNSFCAAIKFHSKSALLIDG from the coding sequence atgttgtcTAATACCAGTAAATCTCGCTTATTGATGCATCGTAATACTTGTAATACttcgaaattaaataaaacagtaacaacaggaattaataaaactacttCCACTCAAAATATCCTTAACGCAAAACCACCAATGTTAGAAATAATGGGAAGAGCATCTTCACCTATCTCACCAATAGCGTCAAGTTCAACATCTGATACTCTAACTCAAGGTAAACGTaaacatgtaaatatatttgaatcgGATTCAGATCCAGATGatccattttataattcaaattcatcTATATCTATgccaaatttaactttaaatgcaTCCACTATAATATCCTCACCACTTCCATTAGAAACTGACAATGATATTTTACTCGCAAATTCTTCACgtgaaaaacaattacaaatatctgataataatgatagttcTACTTCAACAAACTCTGATACATTcgttacagtaaaaaatatatataatcaacaGGGTAATATTCAACGGTAccatgataaaataacaaatgctGAAATTGATTTAGTTAACTTTAAATTGGGAAAACTGTTTTTTGGATGCAATATTCCATTTTCTGTAGTCGAATCTGTACATTTTAAAGAGTTTTGCCAATCATTAAGACCCGCATATAAGCCACCATCTAGAACTACTCTATCAAcaagtgttttaaataaagttcacAATAGTTTTTGTGCTGCTATAAAGTTTCATTCAAAGTCAGCTTTACTAATAGATGGT